The DNA window CCGCCATGAAAGAAAAGGAGGATGGGGAACGGCTCATCGCCTTCCGGCGACCGGTATCTCTCCCGACACCTCTGGTATGGCCCGGTTCTCTACTTTCCTCAAAAATCCGGAACCTGTCTTCGTTTTTTGTGCCATGACGTCTATGAGTCGGCGCACCGTCAGGTATGTATCGCGGGACAAAGGGGGCTCCGGCACGGCACCTGCCCCCTTAAGAAAAGTCTTCACTTCGGGGACAAGTTTTTCAAAACACACATTCCTCTCCTGGGCTGTCACAGTATTTCCTCTTTTACCAGTCGAGTCTGGAGTCCGTGAAGGTGGACCGCAATACGGGAGACGATCATGGTCTGCCGTCTATATTTTATCAAAGTCGGGTCCCTTCTTTCCACAGGATCCCTTCGCATGTTCAGTCCTATGGAAAATTTCGCAATAGCTATAGCTATATTCACACGCGGTAGTTTTTTCGTCCTTATTTTGCTTTGATTCCTTCAATATATTTGTGAAAGTACCGACAATTATAATATAGCTCTGCTCGAATGCTCATTCTGAACAAGAAAATAGAATCATGTGGACAGTAACGTTTCAAGACCAGAAAGTGAAAAATTTGTCGGGCGGTTAATGGGCAAAACACCAACAAAGGGATTTTCGTTACGACTTCATTTTTCTCTGGTGAAGCCATCAAATCCGCCAAAAAACTAACTCCACAATTATTTTAATCGACGGACAGAAGCTCACGCAACTAATGATTGATTACAGTGTCAGCGTACAAATAGAACACGTTGTTTGAATTAGGAAGATTCACATTGATTTCTTTGAGGGTGAATATTAAGTCAAATTTTTAACCGTCCAAGAGGGGCTATTTCGAAAAAGATAGTATGGAGCATTGATCGGAGTACCTTGCGGTTCTGCTATGAAGCATGTCGCTCAATGTGGCACCTGCATTGCATAAAAATTTCTTATGACCACGATCCATTCAAGGGTTGGTTCCCTCCGGAAATTTACCAGAAATCTTAGGGTGGATGCCAGGTGGCCGCCAGTATTGGCAAAAGGCCCATTGGAGGTTGTTAGAGAGAAAGACAGGACAACGTATAAGATCATCTCTGACAATAGATCCAGGTTGGAAGAAAAAAGAGATAAAAAGCAGGCGTGGCAGATAATGCAAGGCGGGGCATGGATCAACGGGAGGCGGCGACGACCAGTCCTGGTCTTTAATTCTGCCAGTAAACAGGGAAATACCGTTCAGACAGGTACTGCCAACTAGCAAGGAGATCGTTATGTTATGTCCTCAATGCAAGATCGAGATGTACAGAAACGATGACCTTGGTAACTTCATCAATGGTTCATGCGTGCGTGCTTTGTGGCCGCCGGATTTACGATGGGTATCCCACGAGAAAAGGAAAGAAGGCCCAAAGAAAGTGGGAATTAGAAGAGATGGAGTCAATTAAGGCCTATATCATGAAAGAAATAGAAAACCCAAGATTAACGTCACATAGCCGCATAGTTTTTCGCAGTAACATTTGTCGCATGGCCATCCGAGGAGTACCCTTATTCCTTGTAAATTAACCTCTGCCAATATATAATTTATCCTGTTGCTGATCTAATTATCCGAAAAAACTGAAGGCCGAGGTGCATATGAAGATACGGTTCCTAGGGGCTACACGTGTTGTGACGGGTTCTTGTTACCATTTGTCAGCAGGAGAAACACAGATTCTTGTCGATTGCGGAATGTACCAGGGGAAAAACGGTGAAGAGACTAACAGGAAACCCTTTGCCTTTGATCCCAGGGAAATAGACTTCCTGCTCCTCACCCACGCCCATCTCGACCATTCAGGCTTGTTACCAAAGCTTGCCATGGAAGGGTTTAGGGGCAGGATAATCGCCACTTCGGGAACGGCAGATCTCGTGGAAATAATGCTTTACGATTCAGCCCATATTCAGGAAAAGGATGCGGAATGGGCGACAAAAAAATCGTTCAGGGCGGGCAAAGATGAAATAGTTGAACCTCTGTATACGGAAGAGGATGTAAAAAGGGTGGTAGGTCTTATCGAGAAAGCAAATTACGGGGTACTTGGAGAACTGGCAGAAGGTATCAAATACAGGTTTGTCGATGCGGGTCATATCCTCGGCTCCAGCTCTCTCGAGATCTGGTATCCTGGGCCTGGGAGGGAAAAGAAGATCGTTTTTTCGGGCGACGTGGGCAAGAAGGAGAATCTGATTATCAATGACCCTCAGCCTGTAAAAGAAGCGGACTACGTGGTGGTCGAGTCCACATACGGGAACAGGCTTCACAAAGGAATCAAAGAAAGCATTGACGAGTTGGCCGGAGCCATATCGGAGACCCTGAGAAGGAAAGGAAATGTCCTTATACCTGCTTTTGCGGTGGGAAGGACCCAGGATATTCTCTATATACTGAACAGACTTGTGAGAGAGAAGAGGCTTCCCCATTTAGACGTGTACGTGGATAGTCCCCTTGCAGATAAAGCCACCCAGATATATCTCAGACACCCAGAGTACTTTGATCCCGAGGCTGTTGACATGTTTAAGGCCAAGGGCAGCGATGGCATGCGGCTCCATTTCACAAAGACAGTTGAGGAATCCCAAGCCCTAAACAAAATAAAATCAGGGGCCATCATCATCGCGGGCAGCGGGATGTGCGAAGGCGGACGTATCCGTCACCATTTCAAGCACAACCTGTGGCGACCCGAATGCAGCATAATTTTCACCGGATTCCAGGTAAAGGGCACTCTGGGCAGATTCATCGTTGACGGGGCAAGGACCGTCCGCGTCCTCGGCGAAGAGATCGTTTTAAGGGCGAAGGTCTACACCATAGGCGGCTTCTCTGCCCATGCGGACCAGAAGGAGTTGCTGGAATGGCTCAGTTACTTTACCCAAGAGCCGGAAGTTTTCATAGTTCACGGTGAGGAAGCGGTTTCCCTTGAGTTTGAGGCGGTCGTGAGACAAAAACTGGGGCTCAAGACCTACGCCCCTCATAGAGGAGAGGAGCTTGAAATATAATGCCAGCTCCGATCTCACCTATGAGCTCGTGCGTAGCAAGAAAAGGAGAAAAACTCTTACCATTCAGATGAGGATGGACGGAACGGTCAGTCTCCTCGTGCCTTACCGGATCTCCAAGCGGGAAGCGGATGATTTTTTTAAGGAAAAGGAAACATGGATCAGGAAACAGCTTGTAAAACGAGTAGAAGGGACGAATAAGGAGAATAGAGAAAAGAAGTTCGTTGCCGGCAAAAATTTCCTTTATCACGGCGAGACATATCCCTTGGAGATCGGCGAGCACGACGGACGAGCCTCTCTTCTTGCCCTGTCCCACGGCACATTCATACTGAGGACCGGGGAATCGAACAGGACGAAGGAGATCTTTGCCGATTGGTACCAAAATGAAGCCCGACGGGAGCTGACGGAGAGGGTCCGTTATTATGGCGGCCACACGGGACTGATTCCCAAAGGCATTACCATAACGGGAGCGCGCACGCGCTACGGTTCATGTTCCCCTGCCAACAGGCTGTCGTTCAGCTGGCGTATAATCATGGCTCCCTATCCGGCAATAGACTATGTGATCCTTCACGAACTGGCTCATATAAAAGTCAAAAACCATTCCCCTCTATTCTGGCAGTTTCTCGAAACGATCTGTCCGAACTGGAAGGAGCAAATGCGGTGGCTTAAGGATAATGGCCACAGGCTACATCTTTAAGAGCAGTCATCATATCTTTTCCTTGTAAATCTTAAGTGGCGGTCTGTCTTGGTTTCTTTGGCCGTAAACTGGTCCGGAACGATATGCAC is part of the Syntrophobacterales bacterium genome and encodes:
- a CDS encoding restriction endonuclease; its protein translation is MCRAVNGQNTNKGIFVTTSFFSGEAIKSAKKLTPQLF
- a CDS encoding M48 family metallopeptidase, whose amino-acid sequence is MKYNASSDLTYELVRSKKRRKTLTIQMRMDGTVSLLVPYRISKREADDFFKEKETWIRKQLVKRVEGTNKENREKKFVAGKNFLYHGETYPLEIGEHDGRASLLALSHGTFILRTGESNRTKEIFADWYQNEARRELTERVRYYGGHTGLIPKGITITGARTRYGSCSPANRLSFSWRIIMAPYPAIDYVILHELAHIKVKNHSPLFWQFLETICPNWKEQMRWLKDNGHRLHL
- a CDS encoding MBL fold metallo-hydrolase, translating into MKIRFLGATRVVTGSCYHLSAGETQILVDCGMYQGKNGEETNRKPFAFDPREIDFLLLTHAHLDHSGLLPKLAMEGFRGRIIATSGTADLVEIMLYDSAHIQEKDAEWATKKSFRAGKDEIVEPLYTEEDVKRVVGLIEKANYGVLGELAEGIKYRFVDAGHILGSSSLEIWYPGPGREKKIVFSGDVGKKENLIINDPQPVKEADYVVVESTYGNRLHKGIKESIDELAGAISETLRRKGNVLIPAFAVGRTQDILYILNRLVREKRLPHLDVYVDSPLADKATQIYLRHPEYFDPEAVDMFKAKGSDGMRLHFTKTVEESQALNKIKSGAIIIAGSGMCEGGRIRHHFKHNLWRPECSIIFTGFQVKGTLGRFIVDGARTVRVLGEEIVLRAKVYTIGGFSAHADQKELLEWLSYFTQEPEVFIVHGEEAVSLEFEAVVRQKLGLKTYAPHRGEELEI